One window of Siniperca chuatsi isolate FFG_IHB_CAS linkage group LG15, ASM2008510v1, whole genome shotgun sequence genomic DNA carries:
- the kif15 gene encoding kinesin-like protein KIF15-A isoform X1 — protein MNSSGKGSGDSTQLAASSDSDSIKVFVRVRPLTQGTGLTTDGDHSLCLTVTSPNTIRLLSKPEPRTFTYDHVADMDTSQDSVFSSVAKNIVESYMNGYNGTIFAYGQTGSGKTFTMLGPTELDNFTDELRGVIPRSFEYLFFLINREVERSAQSKSFLCKCSFIEIYNEQIYDLLDTASASLFLRENIKKGVFVEGAVEKFVNSAAEAYQVLSMGWRNRRVASTSMNRESSRSHAVFTMTLESKESINEVVNIRMSQLNLVDLAGSERQKDTHTEGSRLKEASSINRSLMCLGQVIMALVDVSNGKNRHICYRDSKLTFLLRDSLGGNAKTYIIANVHPGSKCFGETLSTLQFAQRAKLIKNKAIINEDTQGNMRQLQAEVKKLKEQLAQALASQAVDYGRDMAPVGPELPMGPSIEIQHDVSYKAKFMAAVRLWRKREEEKRMLLEKVAQLEEAWTQKDKFIHSSRMIVRFREDHISRLEKKLKAGPGLLSDKESQALIDQLKEEIKILKDQVEHHPKMTRYAAENYSLREENRQLRSLESVMKAEEVAAQVAAELDESFQRAMDAERPTETPAASSTPVAAETVLVATTERLKAQLLQKQSDLTAALQAFEEYKEITKKQMSQLESEKKYLDKSNRHLENILDATNAYKKQEVSELNRIHVETIKILTTPTKAYNLRTRLVPLSSPDHLNGTDNYADNIWAEQPPSDMTEMALTEELRQVQEQASRVQTQLNEEELKNSKLLQQIAKLEEEIAVISQESDRKDQLLSTERANKNRDQLNLQETVSELHQSLQSEQQAAEVLRNEIRDLRLVLQSSDKELAAVKNELRDGQSEQQREMSQLSNNLISTQLQLDKVQLEWEQLLELHRTLQDSFDQLHAETRFEADQTRQQLQDRQQEIDKLKAQLTELNISLQTEQERTSTLISQLRENKESTSKELIETVEQNTQFRKQVSDLTEQNQQQASTIVDLEQNLNSANETIKCLEQKIEQDKDVVLDLINQTRDLRCELSQKDQTITHLSGDIKDITAKYNAACLEREDIKEQNSKMQTEICDLKETSDRRVASNKIEVEVLQEEVAYATEEVERLTKVLDEQNSLLQASQEQTAKKDIMIQNLQQKVQQQQETVEKTIRNGNFKSLVEPTVTPKSLPRTPCTPGSFSRDLTQVLESQERELENRRSSMMTMEILLVELNAERAEKNEEIRRLKTQLTEKEMVRMEIQALLDQFYNKQSQNGNDNGEELNDAIKQSIVKELQEERAEKSKIMQKLSDTLKRMQAQESMLAQSQTCVQELTTELRNRCLELRELSHRIQDEEKLLQENEVLRKQNVQLSEENGKLVGHKNHKQRIEYLVKLKKDNTKLQEENEKLRTEISLMRDSTGCLPLEMT, from the exons ATGAATTCCAGTGGAAAAG GATCCGGCGATTCAACCCAACTTGCTGCCAG CAGTGACAGCGATTCCATCAAAGTTTTTGTGCGAGTGCGACCTCTGACCCAGGGTACTGGGCTAACCACAGATGGGGATCACAGTCTGTGTCTCACAGTCACCTCACCCAACACCATCCGTCTGCTCTCAAAACCAGAACCACGAACCTTCACGTATGATCATGTTGCTGACATGGACACGTCTCAG GACTCTGTATTCTCCAGTGTGGCCAAGAATATTGTTGAGTCTTACATGAATGGATACAATGGTACTATATTTGCCTA TGGACAAACAGGCTCAGGGAAAACGTTCACCATGCTTG GACCAACTGAGTTGGATAACTTCACAGATGAACTAAGGGGGGTTATTCCTCGAAGTTTTGAGTACCTGTTTTTTCTCATCAACAGAGAAGTGGAAAGG TCTGCCCAGTCCAAGAGTTTCCTTTGCAAATGTTCGTTTATTGAGATATACAATGAACAAATATATGACCTTCTGGACACAGCCTCAGCCAGCCTTTTCCTCAGGGAGAACATCAAGAAAGGTGTATTTGTAGAGGGGGCTGTGGAGAAGTTTGTCAACTCAGCCGCTGAAGCCTACCAG GTGTTGTCTATGGGCTGGCGTAATCGACGAGTGGCCTCCACCTCCATGAACCGCGAATCTTCCAGATCTCATGCAGTGTTCACCATGACTTTGGAGTCCAAAGAGTCCATCAATGAAGTGGTGAACATCCGAATGTCTCAGTTGAACCTGGTAGATCTGGCAGGGTCTGAGaggcagaaagacacacacaccgaaggctcCAGACTCAAG GAGGCCAGCAGTATCAATCGCTCCCTCATGTGCCTTGGTCAAGTTATCATGGCACTGGTTGATGTGTCCAATGGGAAGAACCGCCACATCTGCTACAGAGATTCGAAACTCACCTTCTTGCTTAGG GACTCTCTTGGAGGAAATGCAAAGACTTACATCATAGCCAATGTACACCCCGGTTCAAAGTGTTTTGGAGAAACGCTGTCCACCTTGCAGTTTGCCCAAAGAGCAAAGTTGATCAAGAATAAA GCCATTATCAATGAAGACACACAGGGAAATATGAGGCAGTTACAAGCTGAGGTGAAGAAGCTGAAGGAGCAACTTGCACAAGCACTGGCTTCTCAGGCAGTGGATTATGGGAGAGATATGGCGCCAGTAGGACCTGAACTCCCCATGG GTCCATCCATAGAAATTCAACATGATGTCTCATATAAAGCAAAGTTTATGGCTGCTGTTCGGCTGTGGAGGAAgcgagaagaggagaagagg ATGCTGCTCGAGAAGGTGGCTCAGCTTGAGGAGGCCTGGACCCAGAAAGACAAGTTCATCCATTCCAGCCGAATGATTGTCAGGTTTCGAGAGGACCACATCTCTCGCCTTGAGAAAAAATTGAAGGCAGGACCAGGCTTACTGTCAGACAAGGAGTCTCAGGCTCTGATTGACCAGCTGAAAGAAGAGATAAAGATTTTGAAAGATCAG GTTGAACATCACCCAAAGATGACTCGATATGCAGCAGAGAACTACAGCCTCAGAGAGGAGAACCGTCAACTCCGCTCTCTTGAATCAGTGATGAAAGCTGAAGAGGTTGCAGCCCAAGTTGCTGCTGAGCTGGATGAGTCCTTCCAAAGGGCTATGGACGCAGAAAGACCCACAGAGA CTCCAGCAGCCTCTTCAACCCCTGTGGCTGCAGAAACTGTCTTGGTAGCTACAACTGAGAGGCTGAAGGCTCAGCTGCTTCAGAAACAGTCCGACCTCACAGCCGCCCTTCAGGCCTTTGAGGAGTACAAAGAAATCACCAA GAAACAGATGTCTCAGCTGGAGTCTGAGAAAAAATACCTCGACAAGTCCAACAGgcatttggaaaacattttggaTGCCACAAACGCTTACAAGAAACAGGAGGTCTCTGAGCTGAACAGAATTCACGTTGAAACTATAAAG ATTCTCACCACGCCCACCAAAGCATACAACTTGCGGACCCGTCTCGTGCCTCTCTCTAGCCCGGACCACCTGAATGGGACAGACAATTATGCAGACAACATCTGGGCCGAGCAGCCTCCTTCAGACATGACCGAGATGGCCTTGACTGAAGAACTGCGTCAAGTGCAG GAGCAAGCTAGTCGTGTCCAGACACAGCTGAATGAGGAGGAGCTAAAGAACAGCAAGCTGTTGCAGCAAATTGCAAAACTTGAGGAAGAGATCGCTGTGATATCACAAGAGTCTGATCGCAAGGATCAG CTACTTTCTACTGAGCGAGCTAACAAGAACAGAGATCAGCTCAACCTGCAAGAAACTGTCAGTGAGCTGCACCAGAGCCTTCAGTCTGAACAGCAAGCCGCAGAAG TGCTGAGGAATGAGATCCGAGATCTACGCCTGGTGCTGCAGTCGTCCGATAAGGAGCTGGCCGCTGTGAAGAACGAGCTAAGAGATGGCCAGAgcgagcagcagagagagatgagCCAGCTTTCAAACAATCTGATCAGTACACAACTCCAACTTGACAAAGTCCA GCTGGAGTGGGAGCAGCTTCTAGAGCTGCATCGGACACTGCAGGATTCATTTGACCAGCTGCATGCTGAAACCAGGTTTGAGGCTGATCAGACAAGACAGCAGTTGCAGGACAGGCAGCAGGAGATTGATAAACTGAAGGCACAGCTCACG GAATTGAATATTTCTCTGCAGACTGAGCAAGAGCGCACCAGCACCCTGATCTCCCagttaagagaaaacaaagaaagtacATCGAA AGAACTTATTGAAACAGTGGAGCAGAATACACAGTTTAGGAAACAAGTCTCAGACCTGACagaacaaaatcaacaacag gcaTCCACAATTGTTGATCTTGAGCAAAATCTAAACTCTGCCAATGAAACGATAAAATGCTTGGAGCAGAAGATTGAACAGGACAAA GATGTTGTTTTAGATCTGATTAACCAAACCAGAGACCTCCGCTGTGAGCTGAGCCAGAAGGACCAGACCATTACCCACCTGTCTGGAGACATCAAAGACATCACA GCCAAGTACAACGCTGCCTGCCTCGAAAGGGAGGATATCAAGGAGCAAAATTCTAAGATGCAGACAGAAATCTGTGACCTGAAAGAAACTTCAGACAGGCGGGTAGCATCCAACAAAATAGAG GTCGAAGTGCTGCAGGAGGAGGTTGCTTATGCCACTGAGGAGGTTGAGAGACTCACTAAGGTCTTAGATGAGCAGAACAGCCTCCTCCAAGCATCTCAAGAGCAAACAGCCAAGAAGGACATCATGATACAGAATCTACAGCAGAAG GTGCAACAACAGCAAGAAACTGTTGAAAAAACTATCAGAAATGGAAATTTCAAATCCCTTGTTGAGCCGACAGTAACACCTAAATCATTACCACGG ACACCCTGCACTCCAGGAAGCTTCAGCAGGGACCTGACCCAGGTGCTGGAGAGCCAGGAGAGGGAGCTGGAGAATCGACGCTCCTCCATGATGACCATGGAGATTCTTTTAGTCGAGCTGAACGCCGAGAGGGCTGAAAAGAATGAGGAGATCCGAAGGCTTAAG ACGCAGCTGACTGAGAAAGAGATGGTCCGAATGGAGATCCAGGCTTTACTTGACCAATTTTACAACAAGCAGAGCCAGAATGGAAATGATAATGG TGAGGAGTTGAATGACGCCATCAAGCAGTCCATAGTCAAAGAGCtacaggaggagagagcagagaag AGCAAAATCATGCAGAAGCTGTCTGACACTCTAAAAAG AATGCAGGCGCAGGAGTCGATGTTGGCGCAGTCTCAAACCTGCGTTCAGGAGCTGACCACCGAGCTGAGGAACCGCTGTCTAGAGTTGAGAGAGTTGAGCCACAGGATACAGGATGAGGAGAAACTACTCCAG GAGAACGAGGTTCTCCGTAAGCAGAATGTTCAGCTGTCGGAGGAGAACGGAAAACTTGTGGGACATAAGAACCACAAACAGAGGATTGAATATCTGGTGAAGCTTAAAAAGGACAACACCAAACTTCAAGAG gaaaatgaaaagctCAGAACGGAGATTAGCTTAATGCGAGACAGCACTGGATGTCTGCCACTGGAGATGACGTAA
- the kif15 gene encoding kinesin-like protein KIF15-A isoform X2, producing MNSSGKGSGDSTQLAASSDSDSIKVFVRVRPLTQGTGLTTDGDHSLCLTVTSPNTIRLLSKPEPRTFTYDHVADMDTSQDSVFSSVAKNIVESYMNGYNGTIFAYGQTGSGKTFTMLGPTELDNFTDELRGVIPRSFEYLFFLINREVERSAQSKSFLCKCSFIEIYNEQIYDLLDTASASLFLRENIKKGVFVEGAVEKFVNSAAEAYQVLSMGWRNRRVASTSMNRESSRSHAVFTMTLESKESINEVVNIRMSQLNLVDLAGSERQKDTHTEGSRLKEASSINRSLMCLGQVIMALVDVSNGKNRHICYRDSKLTFLLRDSLGGNAKTYIIANVHPGSKCFGETLSTLQFAQRAKLIKNKAIINEDTQGNMRQLQAEVKKLKEQLAQALASQAVDYGRDMAPVGPELPMEIQHDVSYKAKFMAAVRLWRKREEEKRMLLEKVAQLEEAWTQKDKFIHSSRMIVRFREDHISRLEKKLKAGPGLLSDKESQALIDQLKEEIKILKDQVEHHPKMTRYAAENYSLREENRQLRSLESVMKAEEVAAQVAAELDESFQRAMDAERPTETPAASSTPVAAETVLVATTERLKAQLLQKQSDLTAALQAFEEYKEITKKQMSQLESEKKYLDKSNRHLENILDATNAYKKQEVSELNRIHVETIKILTTPTKAYNLRTRLVPLSSPDHLNGTDNYADNIWAEQPPSDMTEMALTEELRQVQEQASRVQTQLNEEELKNSKLLQQIAKLEEEIAVISQESDRKDQLLSTERANKNRDQLNLQETVSELHQSLQSEQQAAEVLRNEIRDLRLVLQSSDKELAAVKNELRDGQSEQQREMSQLSNNLISTQLQLDKVQLEWEQLLELHRTLQDSFDQLHAETRFEADQTRQQLQDRQQEIDKLKAQLTELNISLQTEQERTSTLISQLRENKESTSKELIETVEQNTQFRKQVSDLTEQNQQQASTIVDLEQNLNSANETIKCLEQKIEQDKDVVLDLINQTRDLRCELSQKDQTITHLSGDIKDITAKYNAACLEREDIKEQNSKMQTEICDLKETSDRRVASNKIEVEVLQEEVAYATEEVERLTKVLDEQNSLLQASQEQTAKKDIMIQNLQQKVQQQQETVEKTIRNGNFKSLVEPTVTPKSLPRTPCTPGSFSRDLTQVLESQERELENRRSSMMTMEILLVELNAERAEKNEEIRRLKTQLTEKEMVRMEIQALLDQFYNKQSQNGNDNGEELNDAIKQSIVKELQEERAEKSKIMQKLSDTLKRMQAQESMLAQSQTCVQELTTELRNRCLELRELSHRIQDEEKLLQENEVLRKQNVQLSEENGKLVGHKNHKQRIEYLVKLKKDNTKLQEENEKLRTEISLMRDSTGCLPLEMT from the exons ATGAATTCCAGTGGAAAAG GATCCGGCGATTCAACCCAACTTGCTGCCAG CAGTGACAGCGATTCCATCAAAGTTTTTGTGCGAGTGCGACCTCTGACCCAGGGTACTGGGCTAACCACAGATGGGGATCACAGTCTGTGTCTCACAGTCACCTCACCCAACACCATCCGTCTGCTCTCAAAACCAGAACCACGAACCTTCACGTATGATCATGTTGCTGACATGGACACGTCTCAG GACTCTGTATTCTCCAGTGTGGCCAAGAATATTGTTGAGTCTTACATGAATGGATACAATGGTACTATATTTGCCTA TGGACAAACAGGCTCAGGGAAAACGTTCACCATGCTTG GACCAACTGAGTTGGATAACTTCACAGATGAACTAAGGGGGGTTATTCCTCGAAGTTTTGAGTACCTGTTTTTTCTCATCAACAGAGAAGTGGAAAGG TCTGCCCAGTCCAAGAGTTTCCTTTGCAAATGTTCGTTTATTGAGATATACAATGAACAAATATATGACCTTCTGGACACAGCCTCAGCCAGCCTTTTCCTCAGGGAGAACATCAAGAAAGGTGTATTTGTAGAGGGGGCTGTGGAGAAGTTTGTCAACTCAGCCGCTGAAGCCTACCAG GTGTTGTCTATGGGCTGGCGTAATCGACGAGTGGCCTCCACCTCCATGAACCGCGAATCTTCCAGATCTCATGCAGTGTTCACCATGACTTTGGAGTCCAAAGAGTCCATCAATGAAGTGGTGAACATCCGAATGTCTCAGTTGAACCTGGTAGATCTGGCAGGGTCTGAGaggcagaaagacacacacaccgaaggctcCAGACTCAAG GAGGCCAGCAGTATCAATCGCTCCCTCATGTGCCTTGGTCAAGTTATCATGGCACTGGTTGATGTGTCCAATGGGAAGAACCGCCACATCTGCTACAGAGATTCGAAACTCACCTTCTTGCTTAGG GACTCTCTTGGAGGAAATGCAAAGACTTACATCATAGCCAATGTACACCCCGGTTCAAAGTGTTTTGGAGAAACGCTGTCCACCTTGCAGTTTGCCCAAAGAGCAAAGTTGATCAAGAATAAA GCCATTATCAATGAAGACACACAGGGAAATATGAGGCAGTTACAAGCTGAGGTGAAGAAGCTGAAGGAGCAACTTGCACAAGCACTGGCTTCTCAGGCAGTGGATTATGGGAGAGATATGGCGCCAGTAGGACCTGAACTCCCCATGG AAATTCAACATGATGTCTCATATAAAGCAAAGTTTATGGCTGCTGTTCGGCTGTGGAGGAAgcgagaagaggagaagagg ATGCTGCTCGAGAAGGTGGCTCAGCTTGAGGAGGCCTGGACCCAGAAAGACAAGTTCATCCATTCCAGCCGAATGATTGTCAGGTTTCGAGAGGACCACATCTCTCGCCTTGAGAAAAAATTGAAGGCAGGACCAGGCTTACTGTCAGACAAGGAGTCTCAGGCTCTGATTGACCAGCTGAAAGAAGAGATAAAGATTTTGAAAGATCAG GTTGAACATCACCCAAAGATGACTCGATATGCAGCAGAGAACTACAGCCTCAGAGAGGAGAACCGTCAACTCCGCTCTCTTGAATCAGTGATGAAAGCTGAAGAGGTTGCAGCCCAAGTTGCTGCTGAGCTGGATGAGTCCTTCCAAAGGGCTATGGACGCAGAAAGACCCACAGAGA CTCCAGCAGCCTCTTCAACCCCTGTGGCTGCAGAAACTGTCTTGGTAGCTACAACTGAGAGGCTGAAGGCTCAGCTGCTTCAGAAACAGTCCGACCTCACAGCCGCCCTTCAGGCCTTTGAGGAGTACAAAGAAATCACCAA GAAACAGATGTCTCAGCTGGAGTCTGAGAAAAAATACCTCGACAAGTCCAACAGgcatttggaaaacattttggaTGCCACAAACGCTTACAAGAAACAGGAGGTCTCTGAGCTGAACAGAATTCACGTTGAAACTATAAAG ATTCTCACCACGCCCACCAAAGCATACAACTTGCGGACCCGTCTCGTGCCTCTCTCTAGCCCGGACCACCTGAATGGGACAGACAATTATGCAGACAACATCTGGGCCGAGCAGCCTCCTTCAGACATGACCGAGATGGCCTTGACTGAAGAACTGCGTCAAGTGCAG GAGCAAGCTAGTCGTGTCCAGACACAGCTGAATGAGGAGGAGCTAAAGAACAGCAAGCTGTTGCAGCAAATTGCAAAACTTGAGGAAGAGATCGCTGTGATATCACAAGAGTCTGATCGCAAGGATCAG CTACTTTCTACTGAGCGAGCTAACAAGAACAGAGATCAGCTCAACCTGCAAGAAACTGTCAGTGAGCTGCACCAGAGCCTTCAGTCTGAACAGCAAGCCGCAGAAG TGCTGAGGAATGAGATCCGAGATCTACGCCTGGTGCTGCAGTCGTCCGATAAGGAGCTGGCCGCTGTGAAGAACGAGCTAAGAGATGGCCAGAgcgagcagcagagagagatgagCCAGCTTTCAAACAATCTGATCAGTACACAACTCCAACTTGACAAAGTCCA GCTGGAGTGGGAGCAGCTTCTAGAGCTGCATCGGACACTGCAGGATTCATTTGACCAGCTGCATGCTGAAACCAGGTTTGAGGCTGATCAGACAAGACAGCAGTTGCAGGACAGGCAGCAGGAGATTGATAAACTGAAGGCACAGCTCACG GAATTGAATATTTCTCTGCAGACTGAGCAAGAGCGCACCAGCACCCTGATCTCCCagttaagagaaaacaaagaaagtacATCGAA AGAACTTATTGAAACAGTGGAGCAGAATACACAGTTTAGGAAACAAGTCTCAGACCTGACagaacaaaatcaacaacag gcaTCCACAATTGTTGATCTTGAGCAAAATCTAAACTCTGCCAATGAAACGATAAAATGCTTGGAGCAGAAGATTGAACAGGACAAA GATGTTGTTTTAGATCTGATTAACCAAACCAGAGACCTCCGCTGTGAGCTGAGCCAGAAGGACCAGACCATTACCCACCTGTCTGGAGACATCAAAGACATCACA GCCAAGTACAACGCTGCCTGCCTCGAAAGGGAGGATATCAAGGAGCAAAATTCTAAGATGCAGACAGAAATCTGTGACCTGAAAGAAACTTCAGACAGGCGGGTAGCATCCAACAAAATAGAG GTCGAAGTGCTGCAGGAGGAGGTTGCTTATGCCACTGAGGAGGTTGAGAGACTCACTAAGGTCTTAGATGAGCAGAACAGCCTCCTCCAAGCATCTCAAGAGCAAACAGCCAAGAAGGACATCATGATACAGAATCTACAGCAGAAG GTGCAACAACAGCAAGAAACTGTTGAAAAAACTATCAGAAATGGAAATTTCAAATCCCTTGTTGAGCCGACAGTAACACCTAAATCATTACCACGG ACACCCTGCACTCCAGGAAGCTTCAGCAGGGACCTGACCCAGGTGCTGGAGAGCCAGGAGAGGGAGCTGGAGAATCGACGCTCCTCCATGATGACCATGGAGATTCTTTTAGTCGAGCTGAACGCCGAGAGGGCTGAAAAGAATGAGGAGATCCGAAGGCTTAAG ACGCAGCTGACTGAGAAAGAGATGGTCCGAATGGAGATCCAGGCTTTACTTGACCAATTTTACAACAAGCAGAGCCAGAATGGAAATGATAATGG TGAGGAGTTGAATGACGCCATCAAGCAGTCCATAGTCAAAGAGCtacaggaggagagagcagagaag AGCAAAATCATGCAGAAGCTGTCTGACACTCTAAAAAG AATGCAGGCGCAGGAGTCGATGTTGGCGCAGTCTCAAACCTGCGTTCAGGAGCTGACCACCGAGCTGAGGAACCGCTGTCTAGAGTTGAGAGAGTTGAGCCACAGGATACAGGATGAGGAGAAACTACTCCAG GAGAACGAGGTTCTCCGTAAGCAGAATGTTCAGCTGTCGGAGGAGAACGGAAAACTTGTGGGACATAAGAACCACAAACAGAGGATTGAATATCTGGTGAAGCTTAAAAAGGACAACACCAAACTTCAAGAG gaaaatgaaaagctCAGAACGGAGATTAGCTTAATGCGAGACAGCACTGGATGTCTGCCACTGGAGATGACGTAA